The Corynebacterium qintianiae genome has a window encoding:
- the rapZ gene encoding RNase adapter RapZ has translation MDMKRATDIRPVIITGLSGGGLSSAAKIFEDKGYFVSQNLPPAMILELTDMALAGDVPVERIAFVTDVRARNFAGSLLDTIKQIKERGIEPFILYLEARDDVLIKRFDSVRRTHPLQGVHPLSVGIAREREQLCEVRDSADVIIDTSNLSVHDLRRAIEASVGELPADRQHVTIESFGFKHGSPRDADIVMDVRFLPNPYWIEGLRQFRGVDAPVSDYVLSQPGATEFVDNFVTLLNSMLAGYRHEGKDFITVGIGCTGGHHRSVAVSEAIAKRLREIGKVDVHVLHRDLERG, from the coding sequence ATGGACATGAAGCGCGCAACGGACATTCGCCCGGTCATCATCACCGGCCTGTCGGGCGGCGGGTTGTCCTCGGCCGCGAAGATTTTCGAGGACAAGGGGTACTTCGTCTCCCAGAACTTGCCCCCGGCGATGATCCTCGAGCTGACGGACATGGCACTGGCTGGCGATGTGCCGGTCGAGCGCATCGCGTTCGTCACCGACGTCCGCGCGCGCAACTTCGCGGGCTCCCTGTTGGACACGATCAAGCAGATCAAGGAAAGGGGGATCGAGCCGTTCATACTCTATCTCGAGGCGCGTGACGACGTCTTGATCAAGCGCTTCGACAGCGTGCGCCGCACGCACCCCCTTCAGGGCGTCCACCCGCTGAGCGTCGGCATCGCGCGCGAGCGCGAGCAGCTCTGCGAGGTGCGTGACAGTGCCGATGTCATCATCGACACTTCCAACCTGTCCGTCCACGACCTCCGGCGCGCCATCGAGGCGTCGGTAGGCGAGCTGCCCGCAGACCGCCAACATGTGACAATCGAATCGTTCGGGTTCAAGCACGGGTCGCCGCGCGACGCGGACATCGTGATGGACGTGCGCTTTCTCCCCAACCCTTATTGGATCGAAGGCCTGCGCCAGTTCCGCGGTGTCGACGCCCCCGTGTCCGACTACGTTCTCTCCCAGCCGGGTGCGACGGAATTCGTAGACAACTTCGTCACGCTCCTGAACTCGATGCTCGCGGGTTACCGCCACGAAGGTAAGGACTTCATCACGGTCGGAATCGGCTGTACGGGGGGCCACCACAGGTCGGTCGCGGTGTCCGAGGCCATTGCGAAGCGCCTCCGCGAGATCGGCAAGGTCGACGTCCACGTTCTCCACCGCGATCTCGAGCGCGGTTAG
- the whiA gene encoding DNA-binding protein WhiA, giving the protein MTLTSQVKDELLQVEHPSQNARFAEAAAMIRFAGEFEPSPRGLAICVGFDELRVAERLAASLKALCEVDAKVATLTPGSANRDTAYEVRVDDGAKDVIRRLRLVTASGHPVVGLPRHIISGSPAEVEAAWRGAFLARGALTEPGRSSSLEVVSPCQEAALALVGLARRLSVPAKTKETRGVERVYLRDGDSIGILLSRVGAQRARLVWDEKRTSRQIPTKSGQRLATFDDANTRRSAQAAAAAAVRVERAMEILGDDVPEHLAEAGHLRVEYRHASLEALGRLAEPQMTKDAVAGRIRRLLSLADKHAVELGIPDTQSALEGEHTATIEPENG; this is encoded by the coding sequence GTGACGCTGACGTCTCAGGTGAAGGACGAACTACTGCAGGTTGAGCACCCTTCCCAGAACGCCCGTTTCGCAGAGGCCGCAGCGATGATCCGCTTCGCCGGGGAGTTCGAGCCATCTCCCCGGGGTCTTGCTATTTGTGTGGGCTTCGACGAGCTGCGCGTGGCGGAGCGCCTCGCCGCGTCGTTGAAAGCGCTGTGCGAGGTCGACGCGAAGGTGGCCACGCTCACACCGGGGTCAGCGAACCGGGACACGGCGTACGAGGTGCGTGTCGACGACGGTGCTAAAGACGTCATCCGGCGCCTCCGGCTCGTAACCGCCTCGGGGCACCCCGTGGTGGGCCTGCCGCGACACATCATCTCCGGTTCGCCCGCGGAGGTAGAGGCCGCGTGGCGCGGGGCTTTCCTCGCCCGCGGAGCGCTCACGGAGCCGGGGCGCAGCTCCAGTCTCGAGGTTGTGAGCCCATGCCAGGAAGCGGCCCTCGCCCTGGTCGGCCTGGCCCGCAGGTTGTCTGTGCCCGCCAAGACGAAGGAGACGCGCGGGGTCGAGCGGGTCTACCTGCGCGACGGTGACTCCATCGGGATCCTGCTCAGCCGGGTAGGGGCACAGCGGGCCCGGCTCGTGTGGGACGAGAAGCGAACGAGTAGGCAGATTCCCACGAAGAGCGGCCAGCGCCTCGCCACGTTCGATGACGCGAACACCCGCCGCTCCGCCCAGGCCGCCGCGGCGGCCGCGGTCCGCGTCGAGCGCGCGATGGAGATCTTGGGCGATGACGTGCCGGAGCACCTCGCCGAGGCCGGACACCTGCGTGTCGAGTACCGGCACGCCTCGCTGGAGGCGCTCGGTCGGCTGGCTGAGCCTCAGATGACCAAGGATGCCGTAGCGGGCCGAATCAGGCGGCTGCTGTCACTGGCCGACAAGCACGCCGTCGAGCTGGGGATTCCGGACACCCAGTCAGCCCTGGAGGGTGAGCACACCGCGACCATCGAGCCCGAAAATGGCTGA
- the zwf gene encoding glucose-6-phosphate dehydrogenase, which translates to MTDDAAWVNPLRLPDDKRLPRIAGPSGMVIFGVTGDLAKRKLLPAVYDLANRGLLPAGFTLVGYGRREWTKRDFEDYVRTAVENGSRTTFNENVWTRLAEGMHFVTGAFDDDEAFEKLAALLAEMDANRGTGGNWAFYLSVPPEYFSAVVHQLDRCGMATPKGNQWRRVVIEKPFGHDLASAKELNEVVNHVFPERSVFRIDHYLGKETVQNILALRFANQMFEPVWNANYIDHVQITMAEDIGLGGRAGYYDGIGAARDVIQNHLIQLLALVAMEEPTSFSPRRLRAEKLKVLRATSPVEPFDETTARGQYTAGWQGSESVIGLREEDGFDPNSSTETYAACTLKINSRRWAGVPFYLRTGKRLGRRVTEIALVFKRPPFQPFAKGQTDLLTANAVVLRIQPDEGVLMRFGSKVPGSTMEVRDVNMDFSYSEAFTEESPEAYERLILDALLDESSLFPTNEEVERSWEILDPILEHWAENGRPDEYAAGTWGPESADAMLARTGRHWRRP; encoded by the coding sequence GTGACGGACGACGCCGCGTGGGTCAACCCGCTCCGACTGCCCGACGACAAGCGCCTGCCTCGCATCGCAGGCCCCTCGGGCATGGTCATTTTCGGCGTGACCGGCGACTTGGCCAAGCGCAAACTCCTGCCAGCCGTGTACGACTTGGCCAACCGCGGTCTCCTTCCGGCGGGCTTCACCCTCGTCGGATACGGTCGCCGCGAGTGGACCAAGCGCGACTTCGAGGACTACGTGCGCACGGCCGTCGAGAATGGCTCGCGCACCACCTTCAACGAGAACGTCTGGACCCGCCTCGCCGAGGGAATGCATTTCGTCACCGGCGCCTTCGACGACGACGAGGCCTTTGAGAAGCTGGCAGCGCTGCTGGCAGAGATGGACGCGAACCGCGGAACCGGCGGCAACTGGGCTTTCTATCTCTCCGTGCCGCCGGAGTACTTCTCCGCCGTCGTCCACCAGCTCGACCGGTGTGGAATGGCGACCCCGAAGGGCAACCAGTGGCGCCGCGTCGTCATTGAGAAGCCGTTCGGCCACGATCTCGCCTCCGCGAAGGAACTCAACGAGGTGGTCAACCACGTCTTCCCGGAGCGCTCAGTGTTCCGCATCGACCACTACCTGGGCAAAGAGACCGTGCAGAACATCCTCGCGCTGCGCTTCGCCAACCAGATGTTCGAGCCCGTGTGGAACGCCAACTACATCGACCACGTGCAGATCACCATGGCCGAAGACATCGGCCTTGGCGGGCGCGCCGGTTACTACGACGGCATTGGCGCCGCCCGCGACGTGATCCAGAACCACCTGATCCAGTTGCTCGCGCTGGTGGCCATGGAGGAACCGACGTCGTTTTCCCCCCGCCGCCTGCGCGCCGAGAAGCTCAAGGTGCTGCGCGCGACTTCCCCGGTGGAGCCGTTCGACGAGACCACCGCCCGCGGCCAGTACACCGCGGGCTGGCAGGGCTCCGAGAGCGTCATCGGGCTGCGCGAGGAGGACGGTTTCGACCCGAACTCCTCCACCGAGACCTACGCGGCCTGCACCCTCAAAATCAACTCGCGGCGCTGGGCGGGCGTTCCGTTCTATCTGCGCACGGGCAAGCGTCTCGGCCGCCGCGTCACCGAGATCGCGCTGGTGTTCAAGCGCCCGCCGTTCCAGCCCTTCGCCAAGGGCCAGACGGACTTGCTCACCGCCAATGCAGTCGTGCTGCGTATCCAGCCCGACGAGGGCGTGCTCATGCGGTTCGGTTCTAAAGTTCCCGGGTCCACCATGGAGGTGCGCGACGTGAACATGGACTTCTCTTACTCGGAAGCCTTCACCGAGGAGTCCCCCGAGGCCTACGAACGCCTGATTCTCGACGCGCTGCTCGACGAGTCCAGCCTCTTCCCCACCAACGAGGAAGTGGAACGCAGCTGGGAAATCCTCGATCCGATTCTCGAGCACTGGGCGGAAAACGGCAGGCCGGACGAGTACGCCGCTGGCACGTGGGGCCCCGAGTCCGCCGACGCCATGCTCGCCCGCACCGGCCGCCACTGGCGCAGGCCGTAA
- the tpiA gene encoding triose-phosphate isomerase, translated as MARTPLIAGNWKMNLDHLEAISSAQKLAFAFPKDGYEYVDIALTVPFTDLRSIQTLVDGDNLQITYGAQDVSQHDNGAHTGDISASMLAKLGCTWVVVGHSERREQHGETDEVVAAKAAKALKHGMSPIVCVGEPEEIRDAGDHVSYVVEQTRRSLAGLSTADLGRTVIAYEPVWAIGTGKTASAADAQEVCHAIRSLVRELAGDATADAIRILYGGSVKVETIGEIVGEVDVDGGLVGGASLDGQEFAKLAAAAANAVR; from the coding sequence ATGGCACGCACTCCGCTTATCGCGGGCAACTGGAAGATGAACCTCGACCACCTCGAGGCCATTTCCAGCGCCCAGAAGCTCGCCTTCGCGTTTCCGAAGGACGGTTACGAGTATGTCGACATCGCGCTCACCGTCCCGTTCACGGATCTCCGCTCCATCCAGACTCTCGTCGACGGTGACAATCTGCAGATTACCTACGGCGCCCAGGACGTCTCACAGCACGACAACGGCGCGCACACGGGCGACATTTCGGCTTCGATGCTGGCCAAGCTCGGCTGCACCTGGGTGGTCGTCGGCCACTCCGAGCGTCGCGAGCAGCACGGGGAGACGGACGAGGTTGTCGCCGCTAAGGCGGCCAAGGCGCTCAAGCACGGGATGAGCCCAATCGTCTGCGTTGGTGAACCGGAGGAGATCCGCGACGCCGGAGATCACGTCAGCTACGTCGTCGAGCAGACCCGCCGGTCACTCGCTGGTCTGAGCACTGCGGATCTCGGCCGCACCGTCATCGCCTACGAACCCGTCTGGGCGATCGGCACCGGTAAAACCGCGTCGGCCGCCGATGCCCAGGAGGTGTGCCACGCGATCCGCAGCCTCGTGCGCGAGCTTGCGGGCGACGCCACGGCCGATGCGATCCGTATCTTGTACGGCGGCTCGGTCAAGGTGGAGACCATCGGGGAGATCGTGGGCGAGGTCGACGTCGACGGCGGTTTGGTCGGCGGCGCCTCCCTCGATGGCCAGGAGTTTGCGAAGCTCGCCGCGGCGGCCGCGAACGCCGTCCGGTGA
- the secG gene encoding preprotein translocase subunit SecG: MILALEIVLVITAILMTVFVLLHRGKGGGLSSLFGGGVQANLSGSTIVERNLTRYTIVIALIWITCIIGLNLAQSFAV; the protein is encoded by the coding sequence ATGATTCTGGCACTCGAGATCGTTCTGGTCATCACCGCAATCCTGATGACGGTCTTCGTTCTGCTTCACCGGGGCAAGGGCGGCGGCCTGTCCAGCCTCTTCGGCGGCGGTGTTCAGGCGAACCTTTCCGGTTCGACCATCGTGGAGCGAAACCTCACCCGCTACACCATCGTGATCGCGCTGATCTGGATCACCTGCATCATTGGCCTGAACTTGGCCCAGTCTTTCGCAGTCTAG
- a CDS encoding gluconeogenesis factor YvcK family protein, with translation MSISPVFTCLGGGHGLYQTLLAARHARAGHINAVVTVADDGGSSGRLRRELGMIPPGDLRMALSALTHDSEEGRLWRSTLQHRFKGNGAMAGHAVGNLILAGLSEEAGGMQQALDVLAKWTRSNGRVIPVCNEPLEIEADVAGLDDDPRVLRSVRGQVAVATTPGTVRRVRILPGDPPVNSAAIAAIMNADVVTVGPGSWFSSVIPHLLVPDVVTALNETTAQVVVILNLSPEAGETQGFTTERHMHLLSQHAPGLHVDHFLADNYLTATPGERRHLQRTAERVGGAIAYMDVRTIREDGSATNTHDPEKLAAALMTLSGSG, from the coding sequence ATGTCTATTTCTCCCGTTTTCACCTGCCTCGGCGGCGGCCACGGCCTGTACCAGACTCTGCTAGCGGCGCGCCACGCCCGCGCGGGCCACATTAACGCGGTGGTCACCGTCGCCGACGACGGCGGGTCCTCCGGCCGCCTCCGCCGCGAGCTCGGCATGATTCCTCCCGGCGACCTGCGGATGGCGCTGTCCGCCCTCACGCACGATTCGGAGGAGGGCCGTCTGTGGCGGTCCACGCTGCAGCACCGGTTCAAGGGCAACGGCGCGATGGCCGGTCATGCCGTAGGCAACCTCATTCTGGCCGGGTTGAGTGAGGAGGCGGGCGGCATGCAGCAGGCGCTGGACGTCCTCGCGAAATGGACGCGGTCAAACGGCCGGGTGATCCCGGTGTGCAATGAGCCTCTCGAGATCGAGGCGGATGTCGCGGGCCTTGACGACGACCCCCGCGTCCTGCGCTCGGTGCGAGGCCAGGTGGCCGTCGCCACCACGCCGGGCACAGTGCGCCGCGTGCGCATCCTGCCCGGCGACCCGCCCGTTAACTCCGCCGCGATCGCGGCCATCATGAACGCGGACGTGGTCACCGTCGGCCCAGGTTCGTGGTTTTCGTCGGTCATTCCGCACCTCCTTGTTCCGGACGTCGTAACGGCGCTGAATGAGACAACCGCGCAGGTGGTGGTGATCCTCAACCTCTCGCCCGAGGCTGGGGAGACCCAGGGATTCACCACGGAGCGGCACATGCACCTGCTCTCGCAGCACGCGCCCGGGCTGCACGTCGACCACTTCCTGGCGGACAACTACCTCACGGCAACACCGGGCGAGCGCAGGCACCTCCAGCGGACTGCGGAGCGCGTCGGAGGGGCGATCGCGTACATGGATGTGCGCACGATCCGGGAGGACGGAAGCGCAACCAACACCCACGACCCGGAGAAGTTGGCGGCGGCCCTGATGACGCTAAGCGGCTCGGGCTAA
- a CDS encoding glucose-6-phosphate dehydrogenase assembly protein OpcA — protein MIITLPDTTTRQITATLLQAQDNYSLATGRVLTLLVVASARDDVDSILISVRDATQEHPARVLVMLLGDPEAPTALDAECILTADAGASEMVVMHLHGELTRNLDSVVTPLILPDTPIAAWWPTTAPANPADAPLGNIAQRRITNARRNVSGNALLRLSNGYSEGDSDMMWSRITPWRGIVASAVDRHQGEDITAVTISGPVDNPSVDIAAGWLASCLNVDVTRCPGPIASEIIENVPITELRLTYDRGDIVVSVMDEHSVRVSVPGSPDSYVAMTARTDAECLAEELRHLDPDTAYSRALDGLAHVRVH, from the coding sequence ATGATTATCACCCTCCCCGACACCACGACGCGCCAGATCACCGCGACGCTGCTGCAGGCGCAAGACAACTACTCGCTCGCCACTGGCCGGGTGCTCACCCTGCTGGTCGTCGCCTCCGCACGCGACGACGTTGACTCGATCCTGATCTCCGTGCGCGACGCCACCCAGGAACACCCCGCCCGCGTGCTCGTCATGCTGCTGGGAGACCCGGAGGCCCCCACCGCCCTGGACGCCGAGTGCATCCTCACCGCCGACGCCGGCGCCTCCGAGATGGTTGTCATGCACCTGCACGGTGAGCTGACCCGCAACCTCGATTCCGTGGTCACCCCCCTTATCTTGCCTGACACGCCCATCGCCGCGTGGTGGCCAACCACCGCCCCCGCGAATCCCGCCGACGCGCCGCTGGGCAACATCGCGCAACGCCGCATCACCAACGCCCGGCGCAACGTGTCGGGCAACGCGCTGCTGCGCCTGTCGAACGGCTACTCCGAGGGTGATTCCGACATGATGTGGTCGCGCATCACCCCGTGGCGCGGCATCGTCGCTTCGGCCGTCGACCGGCATCAGGGCGAAGACATCACGGCCGTCACCATTTCCGGCCCGGTGGACAATCCGAGCGTGGACATCGCGGCCGGTTGGCTCGCCAGCTGCCTGAACGTGGATGTGACCCGGTGCCCGGGGCCGATTGCGTCCGAGATCATCGAGAACGTGCCGATCACGGAGCTTCGCCTGACGTACGACCGCGGTGATATCGTGGTGTCGGTCATGGACGAGCACAGCGTGCGTGTCTCCGTTCCGGGCAGCCCAGATTCCTACGTCGCCATGACGGCGCGCACGGACGCGGAATGCCTGGCGGAGGAACTTCGCCACCTGGATCCGGACACCGCGTACTCCCGCGCGCTCGACGGCCTCGCCCACGTTCGCGTGCACTAG
- the gap gene encoding type I glyceraldehyde-3-phosphate dehydrogenase, with amino-acid sequence MTTRIGINGFGRIGRSSLRVILDNFEGDLEVVKINDLTDNETLAHLMKYDTAYGHLGRTVEHDETSITVDGHRIEVSEEKDPADINWGELDVDIVLECTGKFRTKEDAQAHIDAGAKKVIISAPGKNVDGSFVWGVNHEDYTNEMTVISAASCTTNSLAPVAKIINDNFGIKSGLMTTIHAYTGDQRLQDAPHKDLRRARAAAQNIVPTTTGAAKAVAEVIPALKGKLDGFAMRVPTITGSATDLTVVLEKETTVEEVNAAVKEATKDGDMAKALHYTEDPIVSSDIIKSSHGGVFDSGMTRVIDGNLLKIICWYDNEYGYTEQYIRMAKTVADKLN; translated from the coding sequence GTGACCACCCGCATTGGCATCAACGGCTTTGGACGAATCGGACGCAGCTCGCTGCGCGTTATCCTCGACAACTTCGAGGGCGACCTCGAGGTAGTCAAGATCAACGACCTGACCGACAACGAGACCCTCGCGCATCTGATGAAGTATGACACCGCGTACGGCCATCTCGGTCGCACGGTGGAGCACGACGAGACGTCCATTACCGTCGACGGCCACCGCATCGAGGTGTCCGAGGAGAAGGATCCCGCCGACATCAACTGGGGCGAGCTCGACGTCGACATCGTCCTAGAGTGCACCGGCAAGTTCCGCACGAAGGAAGACGCGCAGGCCCACATCGACGCCGGGGCGAAAAAGGTCATCATCTCCGCACCGGGCAAAAACGTCGACGGCTCCTTCGTCTGGGGTGTAAACCATGAGGACTACACCAACGAGATGACCGTCATTTCCGCGGCATCCTGCACCACGAACTCGCTCGCGCCGGTGGCCAAGATCATCAACGACAACTTCGGTATCAAGTCGGGCCTGATGACCACGATCCACGCCTACACCGGTGATCAGCGTCTGCAGGACGCCCCCCACAAGGACCTGCGTCGCGCCCGAGCCGCCGCGCAGAACATCGTGCCCACCACCACCGGCGCGGCAAAGGCCGTCGCCGAGGTCATTCCGGCGCTCAAGGGCAAGCTCGACGGCTTCGCCATGCGCGTTCCCACCATCACCGGCTCCGCCACTGACCTCACGGTTGTCCTGGAGAAGGAGACCACTGTCGAGGAGGTCAACGCGGCTGTCAAGGAGGCGACCAAGGATGGTGACATGGCGAAGGCTCTGCACTACACCGAAGACCCGATCGTCTCGTCCGACATCATCAAGAGCTCGCACGGCGGTGTCTTCGATTCCGGCATGACCCGCGTCATCGACGGCAACCTGCTGAAGATCATCTGCTGGTACGACAACGAGTACGGCTACACCGAGCAGTACATCCGCATGGCTAAGACGGTCGCGGACAAGCTCAACTAA
- a CDS encoding phosphoglycerate kinase, translating to MALQTIQQLLDEGVDGRHVLVRSDFNVPLDNEGNITDAGRIDASIPTLKALLDGGAKVIVTAHLGRPKGEVKPEFSLKPVAEALSERLDQYVPLAADVSGEDAHERANGLTEGEILLVENVRFDARETSKDDSEREAFASELAALAADNGAFVSDGFGVVHRKQASVYDVAKQLPAYAGYLVEKEVETLSSVKDSPEHPYVVVLGGSKVSDKLGVIEALAEKADRVIIGGGMCYTFLAAQGHNVQKSLLQEDMVETCGTLIETYGDKLVLPVDLAVAPEFDKDAEKRIVGLDDIPEGWMSLDIGPETAKKYADTIKDAKTVFWNGPMGVFEFPNFADGTKAVAEAMIAATKDRGCFTVVGGGDSAASVRTLGLDEGGFSHISTGGGASLELIEGKELPGVTVVSK from the coding sequence ATGGCACTTCAGACCATCCAGCAGCTGCTTGACGAGGGCGTCGACGGCCGTCACGTCCTCGTTCGCTCCGATTTCAACGTCCCGCTCGACAACGAGGGCAACATTACTGACGCCGGCCGCATCGATGCTTCCATCCCCACGCTCAAGGCGCTCCTCGACGGCGGCGCCAAGGTGATCGTCACCGCTCACCTCGGTCGCCCGAAGGGAGAGGTGAAGCCGGAGTTCTCCCTCAAGCCGGTCGCCGAGGCGCTGTCCGAGCGCCTCGACCAGTACGTGCCGCTCGCGGCCGACGTGTCGGGTGAGGACGCCCACGAGCGCGCCAATGGTCTGACGGAGGGTGAGATCCTTCTTGTCGAGAATGTGCGTTTCGACGCCCGCGAGACGTCGAAGGACGATTCCGAGCGCGAGGCCTTCGCCTCTGAGCTCGCGGCCCTCGCGGCCGACAACGGCGCGTTTGTCTCGGACGGTTTCGGCGTGGTTCACCGCAAGCAGGCGTCGGTGTACGACGTCGCCAAGCAGCTCCCGGCCTACGCCGGCTACCTCGTTGAGAAGGAGGTTGAAACGCTGAGCTCCGTCAAAGACAGCCCGGAGCACCCCTACGTCGTCGTGCTCGGTGGATCGAAAGTCTCCGATAAGCTCGGTGTGATCGAGGCACTGGCGGAAAAGGCCGATCGCGTCATCATCGGCGGTGGCATGTGCTACACGTTCCTCGCCGCGCAGGGCCACAACGTGCAGAAGTCGCTGCTGCAAGAGGACATGGTGGAGACCTGCGGCACGCTGATCGAGACCTACGGGGACAAGCTCGTCCTCCCAGTGGACCTTGCTGTGGCGCCCGAGTTCGATAAGGATGCCGAGAAGAGGATTGTCGGCCTCGACGACATCCCGGAGGGCTGGATGTCCCTCGACATCGGCCCGGAGACCGCTAAGAAGTACGCGGACACCATTAAGGACGCGAAGACCGTGTTCTGGAACGGCCCGATGGGCGTTTTCGAGTTCCCGAACTTCGCCGACGGCACCAAGGCCGTGGCGGAGGCGATGATCGCGGCGACGAAAGACAGAGGCTGCTTCACGGTCGTCGGTGGAGGCGACTCCGCGGCGTCCGTGCGCACTCTCGGCCTGGACGAGGGCGGCTTCTCCCACATCTCCACCGGCGGCGGTGCTTCCCTCGAGCTCATCGAGGGCAAGGAACTGCCCGGTGTGACCGTCGTCAGCAAGTAG
- the pgl gene encoding 6-phosphogluconolactonase has translation MVSVSRFPDLDSLIDASTKRFTETISAIHADPVGGVNGDGTARVVLTGGTAGIRFLEGLRGSGIDWSRVSIFFGDERNVPVTDPDSNEGQARAALLDHVAIPEANIHGYGLTGADMSAPVERYEQTVGIAAPEGFDIHLLGMGGEGHVNSLFPDTDAVRETERLVIAVTDSPKPPAERATLTLPAVARAQRVWLLVSGAEKAEAAGELVRGASPEAWPAAGAKGREETILFVSEDAAAEV, from the coding sequence ATGGTCTCGGTTTCCAGGTTTCCCGACCTCGACTCGCTTATCGACGCCTCCACGAAACGCTTCACCGAAACCATCAGCGCCATCCACGCTGATCCCGTCGGCGGGGTCAACGGAGACGGGACCGCCCGGGTGGTGCTGACCGGCGGGACCGCCGGCATCCGTTTCCTCGAGGGCCTTCGCGGATCCGGCATCGACTGGTCGCGCGTCAGCATCTTCTTCGGCGACGAACGCAACGTGCCGGTGACGGACCCGGACTCCAACGAAGGCCAAGCGCGCGCGGCCCTGCTCGACCATGTCGCCATTCCCGAGGCGAACATACACGGGTACGGACTGACGGGGGCCGATATGTCTGCACCCGTGGAGCGCTACGAGCAGACCGTGGGCATCGCCGCCCCGGAGGGCTTCGACATCCACCTGCTCGGCATGGGCGGCGAGGGCCACGTTAACTCCCTGTTCCCGGACACGGACGCGGTGCGAGAAACCGAGCGACTGGTCATCGCCGTAACCGATTCCCCCAAGCCGCCCGCCGAGCGCGCGACACTAACCTTGCCTGCTGTCGCCCGCGCCCAGCGGGTGTGGCTGCTGGTCTCTGGCGCTGAAAAAGCCGAGGCCGCCGGAGAACTAGTTCGCGGCGCCTCGCCGGAGGCGTGGCCGGCCGCTGGTGCCAAGGGCCGTGAGGAAACAATCCTGTTCGTCTCCGAGGACGCCGCCGCCGAGGTGTAA